One region of Wyeomyia smithii strain HCP4-BCI-WySm-NY-G18 chromosome 3, ASM2978416v1, whole genome shotgun sequence genomic DNA includes:
- the LOC129733004 gene encoding probable phospholipid-transporting ATPase IIA isoform X1 — protein MNVELRDFEFSDSETDLLIESTNSGRSSNRVTYSGRSVRGRRNQPFKMGNFLKNIFCCWCWAWRKWCASKELKPRTILIGKPSTEKFPPNEIRNQKYNIFTFLPLVLFEQFRFFLNLYFLIMAVSQFIPDVRIGYLYTYWGPLGFVLAVTICREAVDDLRRHKRDREVNSQKYKRFNNVDKPPELVSSSKLKVGDIIMVEKDERVPADLILLRTSDKSGAVFVRTDMLDGETDWKLRLAVPATQKLASHSDLFSIGASLYVEKPQRDIHTFIGTYSKLEGSEDEGLNVENTLWANTVVASGTAVGIVIYTGAETRSVMNNSQPRSKVGLLDLEINGLTKVLFCAVIGLSFAMMCLKGFNGPWYRYMFRFVLLFSYIIPISLRVNLDMGKAFYSWQIQNDEEIQGTVVRSTTIPEELGRISYLLSDKTGTLTQNEMIFKKIHVGTAAYGRDTFPMVSAAIQSVYSSISVQGDGSPTKPTGYQPRLRKPDGWRIWESVKALALCHNVTPVYDNGNGGLGINGSDRRNSPSRSISIEAQEAVKLPEKTYQASSPDEIALVKWTESVGLTLINRDLNHMTLQIRDKDAPVSSMNENASINTTVTNLSGNSKTDLNSPSSSGSAVSLSSLTGGIMKYQILQTFPFTSENKRMGIIVKELNSGEITFYLKGADVVMSAIVQYNDWLAEESGNMAREGLRTLVVAKKVLSEDQYSDFETRYNAAKVSVTDRVAKVSAVIESLEREMELLCLTGVEDRLQERVRPTLELLRNAGIKIWMLTGDKLETATCIAKSSHLVGRNQNVHVLKSVLTRTDAHLELNQFRRKQDCALVVSGESLEICLQYYQPEFMELATACPAVVCCRCSPTQKAQVVSLIQKYSGKRTCAVGDGGNDVSMIQQADAGIGIEGREGKQASLAGDFSIPQFSHIAKLLIVHGRRSYKRSAALSQFVIHRGLIISTMQAVFSAVFYLSSVALYQGFLMVGYATLYTMFPVFSLVLDQDISSNIALTYPELYKELSKGRSLSYKTFFMWVLISIYQGGVIMYGALILFEDEFIHIVAISFSALILTELIMVALTIRTWHKLMVLAELFSLVLYIISLAVLHEYFDWEFIWSWEFLWKVLVITLVSCLPLYILKFLRKKFSPPSYSKLS, from the exons ATGAATGTTGAATTGCGTGATTTTGAATTCAGTGATTCAGAGACAGATTTGCTTATCGAATCTACTAATAGTGGTCGTTCGTCCAACCGAGTGACTTATAGTGGGCGATCAGTGCGTGGAAGAAGAAACCAGCCATTTAAAATgggaaattttttaaaaaatattttctg TTGCTGGTGCTGGGCTTGGCGAAAATGGTGCGCTTCCAAGGAGCTGAAACCCCGGACGATTCTAATCGGAAAACCGTCTACGGAAAAGTTTCCTCCGAACGAGATCCGTAACCAAAAGTACAACATCTTCACCTTCCTCCCCCTAGTACTGTTCGAACAGTTTAGGTTCTTCCTAAATCTGTATTTTCTAATCATGGCCGTTAGTCAATTCATTCCGGATGTTCGGATCGGTTATTTGTACACATACTGGGGTCCGCTTGGGTTCGTACTGGCGGTTACTATCTGTCGCGAGGCAGTCGACGATTTACGCCGACACAAGCGAGACCGCGAAGTTAACTCGCAAAAATATAAACGATTCAACAACGTTGATAAACCACCCGAGCTGGTTTCCTCGTCGAAATTGAAAGTGGGTGACATTATTATGGTAGAGAAGGACGAGCGTGTTCCAGCCGATTTAATACTGCTACGAACCAGCGATAAAAGTGGAGCAGTTTTCGTGAGGACCGATATGTTGGACG GTGAAACGGACTGGAAACTCCGCTTGGCTGTTCCTGCCACACAGAAATTAGCATCTCACAGCGACTTATTCAGTATTGGAGCTTCACTGTATGTTGAAAAACCGCAACGGGACATTCATACTTTCATTGGAACCTACTCAAAG CTGGAAGGTTCCGAAGACGAAGGTTTAAATGTGGAAAACACTCTTTGGGCCAATACGGTAGTGGCCTCCGGTACTGCTGTTGGTATTGTGATCTACACTGGGGCTGAAACGCGAAGCGTAATGAATAATTCACAGCCTCGGTCTAAAGTGGGTCTGCTGGATTTAGAAATCAACGGCTTGACGAAAGTGCTGTTCTGTGCAGTCATTGGTCTTTCTTTCGCAATGATGTGTCTGAAGGGATTCAACGGACCTTGGTATCGATACATGTTCCGATTTGTGCTGCTGTTCTCCTACATTATCCCGATCAGTTTACGAGTTAACTTGGATATGGGAAAAGCATTTTATTCGTGgcaaattcaaaatgatgaagaAATTCAGGGAACAGTAGTACGATCTACAACAATCCCGGAAGAATTGGGGCGAATATCATATTTGTTGTCAgataaaactggaacattgACTCAAAACGAAATGATTTTTAAGAAGATCCACGTTGGAACGGCAGCTTACGGAAGAGATACATTTCCGATGGTGTCAGCAGCAATTCAGTCAGTGTACAGTAGTATCTCAGTGCAAGGTGACGGCTCACCTACAAAGCCAACCGGATATCAACCTAGACTAAGGAAACCAGACGGCTGGCGAATATGGGAGTCGGTTAAGGCGCTCGCTCTGTGTCACAATGTAACACCCGTGTATGATAATGGTAATGGAGGTCTCGGCATTAACGGTTCGGACCGTAGGAATTCTCCTTCCAGATCGATATCAATAGAAGCACAGGAAGCAGTAAAGCTGCCAGAGAAAACATATCAAGCTTCAAGCCCGGATGAAATTGCTTTAGTCAAATGGACTGAGTCAGTTGGGCTGACCTTGATCAATCGAGACTTAAATCATATGACGTTACAG ATCCGAGATAAAGATGCACCGGTTAGTTCAATGAATGAAAATGCATCGATAAATACCACAGTTACAAACTTGTCCGGGAATTCTAAAACAGACCTCAACTCACCATCAAGTTCAGGTAGCGCGGTGTCGCTAAGTTCCCTCACGGGAGGTATTATGAAGTATCAAATCCTCCAAACATTTCCTTTTACTAGTGAAAACAAACGGATGGGGATAATCGTAAAGGAGCTAAACAGTGGAGAAATCACCTTTTATTTGAAAGGAGCAGACGTTGTCATGTCCGCTATCGTGCAGTATAACGATTGGCTCGCTGAGGAAAGTGGTAATATGGCTCGCGAGGGTCTCCGTACGTTAGTTGTTGCGAAGAAAGTACTTAGTGAAGATCAGTACAGTGATTTTGAAACGCGTTACAATGCGGCAAAAGTCAGTGTTACAGATCGTGTGGCTAAAGTATCTGCTGTAATCGAAAGCCTCGAAAGAGAGATGGAACTATTGTGCTTAACTGGTGTAGAAGATAGATTACAGGAGCGTGTGAGACCCACTCTTGAGCTGTTACGTAATGCCGGTATTAAAATCTGGATGCTGACTGGAGATAAACTAGAAACGGCTACTTGTATCGCAAAGAGCTCGCATCTagtgggacgaaatcaaaaCGTTCACGTACTGAAAAGTGTTTTAACACGAACTGATGCTCATTTGGAGCTTAACCAATTCCGTAGAAAGCAGGATTGTGCACTGGTAGTATCTGGAGAAAGTTTGGAAATTTGCCTTCAGTATTATCAGCCTGAGTTCATGGAATTAGCAACCGCTTGTCCAGCTGTGGTCTGCTGCAGGTGTAGTCCAACTCAAAAAGCGCAGGTTGTATCACTCATACAGAAATACTCAGGTAAACGAACATGCGCCGTTGGAGACGGAGGAAACGATGTTAGCATGATCCAACAGGCAGACGCAGGCATTGGCATTGAGGGTCGCGAAGGCAAGCAGGCTTCCCTAGCAGGCGACTTTAGCATACCTCAATTCTCGCACATAGCCAAACTGCTGATAGTGCACGGACGGCGCTCTTACAAGCGATCTGCCGCGCTCTCACAGTTCGTCATACATCGAGGTTTGATCATATCAACCATGCAGGCTGTTTTCTCAGCGGTTTTTTATCTTTCCTCCGTTGCCTTATACCAAGGATTTCTAATGGTCGGTTATGCAACGCTGTACACCATGTTCCCGGTTTTCTCACTTGTGCTGGACCAGGATATTAGCTCGAACATTGCACTCACCTATCCAGAATTATATAAAGAGTTATCCAAAGGGAGGAGCCTGAGTTACAAAACATTTTTCATGTGGGTGTTAATCAGCATTTATCAAG GTGGTGTGATTATGTATGGAGCATTGATCCTTTTCGAAGACGAATTCATTCATATAGTTGCGATCAGTTTTTCGGCACTGATTTTAACTGAACTTATAATGGTTGCATTGACGATCAGAACATGGCACAA attaaTGGTATTGGCAGAACTGTTTAGTTTGGTGCTTTATATAATCTCGCTTGCCGTGCTTCACGAATACTTTG ACTGGGAGTTTATCTGGTCATGGGAATTCCTATGGAAAGTCCTAGTGATAACGCTGGTCTCCTGTCTGCCACTGTACATTTTAAAATTCTTGCGGAAGAAATTTTCTCCCCCGTCGTACTCGAAATTATCCTAA
- the LOC129733004 gene encoding probable phospholipid-transporting ATPase IIA isoform X2, with amino-acid sequence MEDSSQPVPSTAVTTTKETIPLIEKDRRRRLWLSCWCWAWRKWCASKELKPRTILIGKPSTEKFPPNEIRNQKYNIFTFLPLVLFEQFRFFLNLYFLIMAVSQFIPDVRIGYLYTYWGPLGFVLAVTICREAVDDLRRHKRDREVNSQKYKRFNNVDKPPELVSSSKLKVGDIIMVEKDERVPADLILLRTSDKSGAVFVRTDMLDGETDWKLRLAVPATQKLASHSDLFSIGASLYVEKPQRDIHTFIGTYSKLEGSEDEGLNVENTLWANTVVASGTAVGIVIYTGAETRSVMNNSQPRSKVGLLDLEINGLTKVLFCAVIGLSFAMMCLKGFNGPWYRYMFRFVLLFSYIIPISLRVNLDMGKAFYSWQIQNDEEIQGTVVRSTTIPEELGRISYLLSDKTGTLTQNEMIFKKIHVGTAAYGRDTFPMVSAAIQSVYSSISVQGDGSPTKPTGYQPRLRKPDGWRIWESVKALALCHNVTPVYDNGNGGLGINGSDRRNSPSRSISIEAQEAVKLPEKTYQASSPDEIALVKWTESVGLTLINRDLNHMTLQIRDKDAPVSSMNENASINTTVTNLSGNSKTDLNSPSSSGSAVSLSSLTGGIMKYQILQTFPFTSENKRMGIIVKELNSGEITFYLKGADVVMSAIVQYNDWLAEESGNMAREGLRTLVVAKKVLSEDQYSDFETRYNAAKVSVTDRVAKVSAVIESLEREMELLCLTGVEDRLQERVRPTLELLRNAGIKIWMLTGDKLETATCIAKSSHLVGRNQNVHVLKSVLTRTDAHLELNQFRRKQDCALVVSGESLEICLQYYQPEFMELATACPAVVCCRCSPTQKAQVVSLIQKYSGKRTCAVGDGGNDVSMIQQADAGIGIEGREGKQASLAGDFSIPQFSHIAKLLIVHGRRSYKRSAALSQFVIHRGLIISTMQAVFSAVFYLSSVALYQGFLMVGYATLYTMFPVFSLVLDQDISSNIALTYPELYKELSKGRSLSYKTFFMWVLISIYQGGVIMYGALILFEDEFIHIVAISFSALILTELIMVALTIRTWHKLMVLAELFSLVLYIISLAVLHEYFDWEFIWSWEFLWKVLVITLVSCLPLYILKFLRKKFSPPSYSKLS; translated from the exons ATGGAGGACTCATCGCAACCCGTTCCATCGACGGCAGTGACCACCACCAAGGAAACGATTCCTCTGATCGAAAAAGATCGCAGAAGACGTCTCTGGCTGAG TTGCTGGTGCTGGGCTTGGCGAAAATGGTGCGCTTCCAAGGAGCTGAAACCCCGGACGATTCTAATCGGAAAACCGTCTACGGAAAAGTTTCCTCCGAACGAGATCCGTAACCAAAAGTACAACATCTTCACCTTCCTCCCCCTAGTACTGTTCGAACAGTTTAGGTTCTTCCTAAATCTGTATTTTCTAATCATGGCCGTTAGTCAATTCATTCCGGATGTTCGGATCGGTTATTTGTACACATACTGGGGTCCGCTTGGGTTCGTACTGGCGGTTACTATCTGTCGCGAGGCAGTCGACGATTTACGCCGACACAAGCGAGACCGCGAAGTTAACTCGCAAAAATATAAACGATTCAACAACGTTGATAAACCACCCGAGCTGGTTTCCTCGTCGAAATTGAAAGTGGGTGACATTATTATGGTAGAGAAGGACGAGCGTGTTCCAGCCGATTTAATACTGCTACGAACCAGCGATAAAAGTGGAGCAGTTTTCGTGAGGACCGATATGTTGGACG GTGAAACGGACTGGAAACTCCGCTTGGCTGTTCCTGCCACACAGAAATTAGCATCTCACAGCGACTTATTCAGTATTGGAGCTTCACTGTATGTTGAAAAACCGCAACGGGACATTCATACTTTCATTGGAACCTACTCAAAG CTGGAAGGTTCCGAAGACGAAGGTTTAAATGTGGAAAACACTCTTTGGGCCAATACGGTAGTGGCCTCCGGTACTGCTGTTGGTATTGTGATCTACACTGGGGCTGAAACGCGAAGCGTAATGAATAATTCACAGCCTCGGTCTAAAGTGGGTCTGCTGGATTTAGAAATCAACGGCTTGACGAAAGTGCTGTTCTGTGCAGTCATTGGTCTTTCTTTCGCAATGATGTGTCTGAAGGGATTCAACGGACCTTGGTATCGATACATGTTCCGATTTGTGCTGCTGTTCTCCTACATTATCCCGATCAGTTTACGAGTTAACTTGGATATGGGAAAAGCATTTTATTCGTGgcaaattcaaaatgatgaagaAATTCAGGGAACAGTAGTACGATCTACAACAATCCCGGAAGAATTGGGGCGAATATCATATTTGTTGTCAgataaaactggaacattgACTCAAAACGAAATGATTTTTAAGAAGATCCACGTTGGAACGGCAGCTTACGGAAGAGATACATTTCCGATGGTGTCAGCAGCAATTCAGTCAGTGTACAGTAGTATCTCAGTGCAAGGTGACGGCTCACCTACAAAGCCAACCGGATATCAACCTAGACTAAGGAAACCAGACGGCTGGCGAATATGGGAGTCGGTTAAGGCGCTCGCTCTGTGTCACAATGTAACACCCGTGTATGATAATGGTAATGGAGGTCTCGGCATTAACGGTTCGGACCGTAGGAATTCTCCTTCCAGATCGATATCAATAGAAGCACAGGAAGCAGTAAAGCTGCCAGAGAAAACATATCAAGCTTCAAGCCCGGATGAAATTGCTTTAGTCAAATGGACTGAGTCAGTTGGGCTGACCTTGATCAATCGAGACTTAAATCATATGACGTTACAG ATCCGAGATAAAGATGCACCGGTTAGTTCAATGAATGAAAATGCATCGATAAATACCACAGTTACAAACTTGTCCGGGAATTCTAAAACAGACCTCAACTCACCATCAAGTTCAGGTAGCGCGGTGTCGCTAAGTTCCCTCACGGGAGGTATTATGAAGTATCAAATCCTCCAAACATTTCCTTTTACTAGTGAAAACAAACGGATGGGGATAATCGTAAAGGAGCTAAACAGTGGAGAAATCACCTTTTATTTGAAAGGAGCAGACGTTGTCATGTCCGCTATCGTGCAGTATAACGATTGGCTCGCTGAGGAAAGTGGTAATATGGCTCGCGAGGGTCTCCGTACGTTAGTTGTTGCGAAGAAAGTACTTAGTGAAGATCAGTACAGTGATTTTGAAACGCGTTACAATGCGGCAAAAGTCAGTGTTACAGATCGTGTGGCTAAAGTATCTGCTGTAATCGAAAGCCTCGAAAGAGAGATGGAACTATTGTGCTTAACTGGTGTAGAAGATAGATTACAGGAGCGTGTGAGACCCACTCTTGAGCTGTTACGTAATGCCGGTATTAAAATCTGGATGCTGACTGGAGATAAACTAGAAACGGCTACTTGTATCGCAAAGAGCTCGCATCTagtgggacgaaatcaaaaCGTTCACGTACTGAAAAGTGTTTTAACACGAACTGATGCTCATTTGGAGCTTAACCAATTCCGTAGAAAGCAGGATTGTGCACTGGTAGTATCTGGAGAAAGTTTGGAAATTTGCCTTCAGTATTATCAGCCTGAGTTCATGGAATTAGCAACCGCTTGTCCAGCTGTGGTCTGCTGCAGGTGTAGTCCAACTCAAAAAGCGCAGGTTGTATCACTCATACAGAAATACTCAGGTAAACGAACATGCGCCGTTGGAGACGGAGGAAACGATGTTAGCATGATCCAACAGGCAGACGCAGGCATTGGCATTGAGGGTCGCGAAGGCAAGCAGGCTTCCCTAGCAGGCGACTTTAGCATACCTCAATTCTCGCACATAGCCAAACTGCTGATAGTGCACGGACGGCGCTCTTACAAGCGATCTGCCGCGCTCTCACAGTTCGTCATACATCGAGGTTTGATCATATCAACCATGCAGGCTGTTTTCTCAGCGGTTTTTTATCTTTCCTCCGTTGCCTTATACCAAGGATTTCTAATGGTCGGTTATGCAACGCTGTACACCATGTTCCCGGTTTTCTCACTTGTGCTGGACCAGGATATTAGCTCGAACATTGCACTCACCTATCCAGAATTATATAAAGAGTTATCCAAAGGGAGGAGCCTGAGTTACAAAACATTTTTCATGTGGGTGTTAATCAGCATTTATCAAG GTGGTGTGATTATGTATGGAGCATTGATCCTTTTCGAAGACGAATTCATTCATATAGTTGCGATCAGTTTTTCGGCACTGATTTTAACTGAACTTATAATGGTTGCATTGACGATCAGAACATGGCACAA attaaTGGTATTGGCAGAACTGTTTAGTTTGGTGCTTTATATAATCTCGCTTGCCGTGCTTCACGAATACTTTG ACTGGGAGTTTATCTGGTCATGGGAATTCCTATGGAAAGTCCTAGTGATAACGCTGGTCTCCTGTCTGCCACTGTACATTTTAAAATTCTTGCGGAAGAAATTTTCTCCCCCGTCGTACTCGAAATTATCCTAA